A stretch of Desulfobaccales bacterium DNA encodes these proteins:
- a CDS encoding nickel-dependent hydrogenase large subunit, which produces MAKRITIDPITRIEGHLRIDCEIDNGRVTNAWSSGQMWRGIEVILQGRDPRDAPTYTQRICGVCTTVHALASVRAIENALKLEVPLNAQYIRNLIIAAHAIHDHIVHFYILSALDWVDITSALKADPKKTAQLAESLSSWHRNHVQEFKAVQDKLKAVVDSGQLGIFANGYWGHPAMKLPPEVNLLAATHYLQALEYQRKANMIVSILGSKTPHVATLVPGGVSCAVNLESPSALNTERLFYIKSIIDELGDFVRQVYLVDVCAVGALYADWTQYGAGVTNYLSVPELPMDTKGTVFRLPGGYIKNGDLKTYTPITSYQDDFFREGVKESIKHSWYEGEWTKHPWDETTQPRYTGFQDQGKYSWVKSPSFYDQPAQVGPLANVLCMYAAGHGPTRKYVEQALGLVSKLAGTQVGPEALHSTIGRHAARAIRCAVLTEELNVQWQALMDNIAKGDLAICTPYPFRPGESRGFGFHEAPRGVLSHWIVIDSNRIKNYQAVVPSTWNAGPRNHHDALGPYEASLVGNPVADPERPLEVLRTVHSFDPCLACAIHLHDPRGRVLTQVRAL; this is translated from the coding sequence ATGGCCAAGAGAATCACCATTGACCCCATTACCCGCATCGAAGGCCACCTGCGCATCGACTGTGAGATCGACAATGGCCGGGTCACCAACGCCTGGTCCTCCGGACAGATGTGGCGGGGCATCGAGGTCATCCTCCAAGGCCGGGACCCCCGGGATGCCCCCACCTATACCCAGCGCATCTGCGGCGTGTGTACCACCGTGCACGCCCTGGCCTCGGTCAGGGCCATCGAAAACGCCCTGAAGCTGGAAGTGCCCTTAAACGCCCAGTACATCCGCAATCTCATCATCGCGGCCCATGCGATTCACGATCACATCGTCCACTTTTACATCCTCTCCGCCCTGGACTGGGTGGACATCACCTCGGCCCTCAAGGCCGACCCCAAAAAGACGGCCCAATTGGCGGAAAGCCTCTCCTCTTGGCACCGCAACCACGTCCAGGAGTTCAAGGCGGTCCAGGACAAGCTCAAGGCGGTGGTGGACTCCGGGCAGCTGGGCATCTTCGCCAACGGCTACTGGGGCCATCCAGCCATGAAGCTGCCCCCCGAGGTCAATCTGCTGGCCGCCACCCACTACCTTCAGGCCCTGGAGTACCAGCGCAAGGCCAACATGATCGTCTCCATCCTGGGGAGCAAGACGCCGCACGTGGCCACCCTGGTGCCCGGAGGGGTCTCCTGCGCCGTTAACCTGGAGTCCCCTTCGGCGCTCAACACCGAGCGGCTGTTCTACATCAAGTCCATCATTGACGAGCTGGGGGATTTTGTCCGCCAGGTCTATCTGGTGGATGTCTGCGCCGTGGGCGCCCTGTACGCCGACTGGACCCAGTACGGCGCCGGGGTCACCAACTACCTGTCGGTGCCGGAGCTCCCCATGGACACCAAAGGCACGGTCTTTCGGCTCCCCGGCGGCTACATCAAAAACGGCGACCTCAAGACCTACACCCCCATCACCTCCTACCAGGACGATTTCTTCCGGGAGGGGGTGAAGGAATCCATCAAACATTCCTGGTATGAGGGGGAATGGACCAAGCACCCCTGGGATGAGACCACCCAGCCCCGGTACACCGGCTTCCAGGACCAGGGGAAGTACTCCTGGGTGAAGTCCCCCAGCTTCTATGACCAGCCGGCCCAGGTGGGGCCTTTGGCCAACGTGTTGTGCATGTATGCCGCCGGCCACGGGCCCACCAGGAAATACGTGGAGCAGGCCTTGGGCCTAGTGAGCAAGCTGGCGGGCACCCAGGTGGGGCCGGAGGCGCTCCATTCCACCATCGGCCGCCACGCCGCCCGGGCCATCCGCTGCGCCGTGCTCACCGAGGAGCTGAATGTCCAGTGGCAGGCCCTGATGGACAACATCGCCAAGGGTGATCTGGCGATATGCACCCCGTACCCCTTCCGGCCGGGGGAGAGCCGGGGCTTCGGTTTCCACGAGGCGCCCCGGGGGGTCCTGTCCCATTGGATCGTCATTGACAGCAACCGCATCAAAAACTACCAGGCGGTGGTGCCCTCCACCTGGAATGCCGGGCCCCGCAACCACCATGACGCCCTGGGGCCCTACGAGGCCTCCCTGGTGGGGAATCCGGTGGCCGACCCGGAGCGCCCCTTGGAGGTGCTGCGCACGGTGCACTCCTTTGACCCGTGCCTGGCCTGCGCCATCCACCTCCATGACCCCCGGGGCCGGGTGCTCACCCAGGTGCGGGCTTTATAA
- a CDS encoding HyaD/HybD family hydrogenase maturation endopeptidase, with product MGQVTLLGLGNILLSDEGVGVWAVREVARRFRLPAAVEVVDGGTAGLDLLPYVEDREHLLVVDAVQFQREPGFVGWLEGEEVLAGGGAQASLHHLGLREVLGAARLLDRAPREVLLLGVQPHSLATGVGLSPCLQARLPAVVAEIISRLTAWGYPPLGPAEPGG from the coding sequence GTGGGCCAGGTGACGCTTCTGGGTCTGGGGAATATCCTGCTTAGCGATGAGGGGGTGGGGGTGTGGGCGGTCCGGGAAGTGGCCAGGCGCTTTCGCTTGCCCGCGGCGGTGGAAGTGGTGGATGGCGGCACCGCCGGGCTGGACCTCCTCCCCTATGTGGAGGACCGGGAGCATCTCCTGGTGGTGGACGCGGTGCAGTTTCAGCGGGAGCCAGGCTTTGTGGGCTGGCTGGAAGGGGAGGAAGTGCTGGCCGGCGGAGGGGCCCAGGCCTCCCTCCACCATTTAGGGCTCAGGGAAGTGCTGGGAGCAGCCCGGCTCCTGGACCGGGCCCCCCGGGAGGTCCTGCTTTTGGGCGTCCAGCCCCATTCCCTCGCCACCGGGGTGGGGCTTTCCCCTTGCCTCCAGGCTCGCCTGCCGGCGGTGGTGGCGGAAATCATTTCTCGTCTTACGGCCTGGGGCTACCCGCCCCTGGGGCCGGCGGAGCCCGGAGGATGA
- a CDS encoding universal stress protein — MSAAPAKPIVAAVDGSPSSWEALETALHLAKLMDRPVTVLHVVQLRKAGYFAFIDRHLKEDYEAQAQNLSQEAEARGRQAGVTLTFRLLESEKPPADAIVDYLSEAGPVKFLVMGTHGHGVVARHLLGSVTERVLREVTYRGLPVPILIVPGGAGRE; from the coding sequence ATGAGCGCGGCTCCGGCGAAACCCATTGTGGCGGCGGTGGATGGCTCCCCCTCTTCCTGGGAGGCCCTGGAGACGGCCCTGCACCTGGCCAAGCTCATGGACCGGCCGGTCACCGTACTGCATGTGGTGCAGCTCCGTAAGGCGGGTTATTTTGCCTTCATCGACCGGCACCTGAAGGAGGATTACGAAGCCCAGGCGCAGAACCTTTCCCAGGAGGCCGAAGCGAGGGGGCGGCAGGCGGGAGTCACGCTCACCTTCCGGCTCCTGGAGAGCGAAAAGCCCCCGGCCGATGCCATCGTGGACTACCTCAGCGAAGCCGGTCCGGTGAAATTCCTGGTCATGGGCACCCACGGCCACGGGGTGGTGGCCCGGCACCTGTTGGGTTCGGTCACCGAGCGGGTGCTCCGGGAAGTGACCTACCGGGGGCTGCCGGTGCCCATCCTCATCGTCCCCGGCGGCGCCGGCCGGGAGTAA
- a CDS encoding TIGR02186 family protein: MRRLAILLAVAGWALLAGSEAVAVGETVKEKVLTAASKNLVEIGLSYRGDQITFFGLNPVPGADLVVRLTAAKEEDIKLSVKGRVGPFWMTVKQYEVSGVPFMYKIHASKPLEQILSPETARELELGYEAIRDRMKLHLIRGEAAAEDADKVFKGLIKIKEDANLYNIVTDPARLEVKEGRLFKHYFRFPPAATEGTYQVESFAFQNGELVGYGKDLIEIRKVGLEHWLTYTSQNHPIFFGILCVVVAMGAGLGVGFIFRKGGHH, from the coding sequence ATGCGGCGGCTGGCAATTCTCCTGGCGGTGGCAGGCTGGGCTCTGCTGGCGGGGAGTGAGGCGGTGGCCGTCGGGGAGACGGTCAAGGAAAAAGTCCTCACCGCGGCCTCCAAGAACCTGGTGGAGATCGGGCTCTCCTACCGGGGGGACCAGATCACCTTTTTCGGCCTCAATCCGGTGCCCGGGGCGGATCTGGTGGTGCGCCTCACCGCCGCCAAGGAAGAGGACATCAAGCTCTCCGTCAAAGGCCGGGTGGGTCCTTTCTGGATGACGGTGAAGCAGTACGAGGTGAGCGGCGTCCCCTTCATGTACAAGATTCACGCCTCCAAGCCCCTGGAGCAGATCCTCTCCCCGGAGACCGCCCGGGAGCTGGAGCTGGGCTATGAGGCCATCCGGGACCGGATGAAACTCCATCTCATCCGGGGGGAAGCCGCCGCTGAGGATGCCGACAAGGTCTTCAAAGGGCTCATCAAGATCAAGGAGGACGCCAACCTTTACAATATCGTCACCGATCCGGCCCGCTTGGAGGTGAAGGAGGGGCGGCTGTTCAAGCACTATTTCCGCTTCCCGCCGGCGGCCACCGAGGGCACCTACCAGGTGGAGTCCTTTGCCTTCCAGAACGGGGAGCTGGTGGGCTACGGGAAAGACCTCATCGAGATCCGGAAGGTGGGCCTGGAACACTGGCTCACCTATACCTCCCAGAACCACCCCATCTTTTTCGGCATCCTGTGCGTGGTGGTGGCCATGGGCGCCGGCCTGGGGGTGGGCTTCATCTTCCGGAAAGGAGGGCACCACTGA
- a CDS encoding sulfite exporter TauE/SafE family protein has protein sequence MEIYLPIAGMSINFFLVIGIGGLVGFLSGLFGVGGGFLLTPLMMMIGIPPAVAAASDSCQIVAAASSGAFAHWRLGNVDFKMGLVILLGGITGGTIGVQLVKVLRAVGNFEFVMKVVYVLMLGLVGGAMFVESLRTIRRSRGAAFDPAVAAAPSEPRLAKLFARLPLRMHFARSGLHTSAIFPFSIGTIVGIMAALLGVGGGFIMVPAMIYIIGMPTIVAIGTDLFQIVLTSANVTLQQAFVNKTVDLLLALILLMGSTIGAQFGAVAGKRLKGEQIRILLAIIVLALTVKLFLDLVLTPADLVSLAPAKGGGH, from the coding sequence ATGGAGATTTACCTTCCCATTGCCGGCATGAGCATCAACTTCTTCCTGGTCATCGGCATCGGTGGCCTGGTGGGGTTTCTCTCCGGCCTCTTCGGGGTGGGAGGAGGGTTTCTCCTCACACCCTTGATGATGATGATCGGCATTCCGCCGGCGGTGGCGGCGGCCTCGGATTCCTGCCAGATCGTGGCTGCGGCCAGCTCCGGCGCCTTTGCCCACTGGCGTTTGGGGAACGTGGACTTCAAGATGGGTCTGGTCATCCTGCTGGGGGGCATCACCGGCGGCACCATCGGGGTGCAACTGGTGAAGGTGCTGAGGGCCGTCGGTAACTTTGAATTTGTCATGAAAGTGGTCTATGTCCTCATGCTGGGCCTGGTGGGCGGCGCCATGTTTGTGGAGAGCCTGCGCACCATCCGGCGCAGCCGCGGGGCCGCCTTCGATCCCGCCGTGGCGGCCGCGCCCTCCGAACCCCGGCTGGCCAAGCTCTTCGCCCGCCTGCCCCTGAGGATGCACTTTGCCCGCTCGGGGCTGCACACCTCGGCCATCTTCCCCTTCTCCATCGGCACCATCGTGGGCATCATGGCGGCCCTCTTGGGGGTAGGCGGCGGCTTCATCATGGTGCCAGCCATGATTTACATCATCGGCATGCCCACCATCGTGGCCATCGGCACCGACCTCTTCCAGATCGTGCTCACCTCCGCTAACGTCACCCTGCAGCAGGCCTTCGTCAACAAGACGGTGGACCTGCTTCTGGCGCTGATCCTGCTCATGGGCTCCACCATCGGGGCCCAGTTCGGGGCCGTGGCCGGCAAACGGCTCAAGGGCGAACAGATCCGGATCCTCCTGGCCATCATCGTGCTGGCCTTGACAGTTAAGCTCTTTTTGGATCTGGTGCTCACGCCGGCGGACCTGGTGAGTCTGGCGCCGGCCAAGGGAGGGGGCCACTGA
- a CDS encoding response regulator, which yields MTERILVVDDEPNMLRLLKTILTDRTGYEVDTTNNPLEVSRMLQEKAYDLVISDLKMPLVDGIELIDIIRKLDAQLPIVIITAYGTLETAEEAVQKGAYDFITKPFRKEAILITVKRALEWRRMQQELAALKAPA from the coding sequence ATGACCGAGCGCATTCTGGTGGTGGATGATGAGCCCAATATGCTCAGGCTCCTCAAAACCATCCTCACCGACCGCACCGGCTATGAGGTGGACACCACCAACAATCCCCTGGAAGTGAGCCGGATGCTCCAGGAGAAGGCCTACGATCTGGTGATCAGCGACCTGAAGATGCCCCTGGTGGACGGCATCGAACTCATTGACATCATCCGCAAGCTTGATGCCCAGCTCCCCATCGTCATCATCACTGCCTACGGTACCCTGGAGACGGCGGAAGAGGCGGTGCAGAAAGGCGCCTACGACTTCATCACCAAGCCCTTCCGCAAGGAGGCCATCCTCATCACCGTGAAGCGGGCCCTGGAATGGCGGCGGATGCAACAGGAACTGGCGGCGCTCAAAGCCCCCGCCTGA
- a CDS encoding ATP-binding protein — translation MSTMGNPPESPGKDSGTTPAQATLKASSFLRRFPFLFSRHALGIILTFNLVLLSLGLYLGLKSLGQMREIVREDFNQQQLSLARQSARLLEQDFDFLKRELATLNHSPSIQYLERLTWANRMRATLASVRNEGVVEIRRVDREGARAFLVDDRSLDHEIRGDFREDPWFVWAARPENKGRIYVSGVSSSLPNYVGRLIMVLAIPTYEESVDEFHPHPSGAFNGLLAFYVDAHHLAEKFTRGIISGKTGYAWIMDNQGIFLSHPERAFIGKNAFTVRKERMPAISFDAINEIQREKMLTGQEGWGVYISGWHGGMAGEIRKLIAYTPVRLTEPGFGENENKGFFWSVAVVAPVSEVEGVVHTLYRRQFLLQVIIGFFVLSGTILLLNFRYEAQFSASLEEEVNRKREELRKSEARYQALVENAADLIYTVDAEGHILSINNFAARLFSQTLQKAPDRDPATVPRTPQDFIGRSLYEIFSPKSADFHLEWLREIRETGRVRSKRHQVTIGDQEFWFSTSIVGLKDETGQIFSYEIISRDITGRKAFEDRLINMEKLASIGTLAAGVAHEINNPIAVILGFTEHLIEQTAPYPEIQETLKIIEEEGLKCKKIVENLLTFARAPEKSETSTDLNAVLEKMLAVVRNSLFTKKIRLETDIAAGLPRVAGDPRELQQVFINLINNAMDAMKGGGVLTVKARPTPDGKRVAIQFHDTGNGIPREVQHKIFDPFFTTKKTGEGTGLGLSTCYGIVSKYGGNIVFTSFPAAEYPDKHGTTFTVYLPVVAETALPQEEPKEPRLGFLVEGFGL, via the coding sequence ATGAGTACGATGGGCAATCCTCCCGAGTCCCCGGGAAAGGACTCCGGCACTACCCCGGCCCAGGCCACTTTGAAGGCCAGCAGTTTTCTTAGGCGCTTTCCCTTCCTCTTTTCCCGCCATGCCCTAGGCATCATCCTGACCTTCAACCTGGTGCTCCTCTCCTTGGGCCTCTATCTCGGCCTCAAGTCCCTGGGGCAGATGCGGGAGATCGTCCGGGAGGATTTCAATCAGCAGCAACTCTCCCTGGCCCGGCAGTCCGCCCGTTTGCTGGAGCAGGATTTTGACTTTCTCAAGCGGGAGCTGGCCACCCTGAATCACTCCCCGTCCATCCAATACCTGGAAAGACTCACCTGGGCCAACCGCATGCGGGCCACTTTGGCCAGCGTGCGCAATGAAGGGGTGGTGGAGATCCGGCGGGTGGACCGGGAGGGCGCCAGGGCCTTTCTGGTGGACGACCGCAGCCTGGACCACGAGATCCGGGGCGACTTCCGGGAGGATCCGTGGTTTGTCTGGGCTGCCCGGCCGGAAAACAAAGGCCGCATCTATGTGAGCGGGGTTTCCAGCTCCCTGCCCAACTATGTGGGGCGCCTCATCATGGTGTTGGCCATCCCCACCTACGAGGAATCGGTGGATGAATTCCACCCGCATCCCAGCGGCGCCTTCAATGGGCTGTTGGCCTTTTACGTGGACGCCCACCACCTGGCGGAGAAATTCACCCGGGGCATCATCAGCGGCAAGACCGGCTACGCCTGGATCATGGACAACCAGGGGATTTTTTTGAGCCACCCGGAGCGGGCCTTCATCGGCAAAAACGCCTTCACCGTGCGCAAGGAGCGCATGCCGGCCATCTCCTTTGACGCCATCAACGAAATCCAGCGGGAGAAGATGCTCACCGGCCAGGAGGGCTGGGGGGTGTACATCTCCGGCTGGCACGGAGGCATGGCGGGGGAGATCCGCAAGCTCATCGCCTACACCCCGGTGCGGCTCACGGAACCGGGCTTCGGAGAGAACGAGAACAAGGGGTTCTTTTGGTCGGTGGCGGTGGTGGCCCCGGTGAGCGAGGTGGAAGGGGTGGTCCATACCCTGTATCGCCGGCAGTTTTTGCTGCAGGTGATCATCGGGTTTTTTGTGCTCTCCGGCACCATCCTGCTCCTCAATTTCCGCTATGAGGCCCAGTTTTCCGCCAGCCTGGAGGAGGAGGTGAACCGCAAGCGGGAGGAGCTGCGGAAATCCGAGGCCCGCTACCAGGCCCTGGTGGAGAATGCCGCCGACTTGATCTACACCGTGGATGCCGAAGGGCATATCCTGTCCATCAACAATTTTGCCGCCCGCCTCTTTTCCCAGACTCTGCAGAAGGCCCCGGACCGGGATCCCGCCACCGTGCCCCGCACCCCTCAGGACTTTATCGGCCGCAGTCTGTACGAGATCTTCTCCCCCAAGTCGGCGGACTTTCACCTGGAGTGGCTGCGGGAGATCCGGGAGACCGGTCGGGTGCGAAGCAAACGCCACCAGGTGACCATCGGCGACCAGGAGTTCTGGTTCTCCACCAGCATTGTGGGCCTGAAGGATGAGACGGGGCAGATCTTCTCCTATGAGATCATCTCCCGGGACATCACCGGCCGCAAGGCCTTTGAGGACCGGCTCATCAATATGGAGAAGCTGGCCTCCATCGGCACCCTGGCCGCCGGGGTGGCCCATGAGATCAACAACCCCATTGCGGTGATCCTCGGGTTCACGGAACACCTGATCGAGCAGACCGCCCCCTACCCGGAGATCCAGGAGACCCTGAAGATCATTGAGGAAGAAGGGCTGAAGTGCAAAAAGATTGTGGAAAACCTCCTCACCTTTGCCCGGGCGCCGGAAAAGAGCGAGACGAGCACCGATCTCAACGCCGTGCTGGAGAAGATGCTGGCCGTGGTGCGCAACTCCCTTTTCACCAAAAAGATCCGCCTGGAGACGGATATCGCGGCCGGGCTGCCCCGGGTGGCCGGCGACCCCAGGGAGCTGCAGCAGGTGTTCATCAATCTCATCAACAATGCCATGGACGCCATGAAAGGGGGCGGGGTGCTGACGGTCAAGGCCCGCCCCACTCCGGACGGCAAGCGGGTGGCCATCCAGTTCCATGACACCGGCAACGGCATTCCCCGGGAGGTCCAGCACAAGATCTTCGATCCCTTCTTCACCACCAAAAAGACGGGGGAAGGGACCGGCCTGGGATTGTCCACCTGCTACGGCATCGTCAGCAAATACGGCGGGAACATCGTCTTTACCAGTTTCCCTGCGGCGGAATACCCTGACAAGCATGGCACCACCTTTACCGTCTATCTGCCGGTGGTGGCTGAGACCGCGCTGCCGCAGGAGGAGCCCAAAGAGCCGCGGCTGGGCTTTCTGGTGGAAGGCTTCGGCCTGTAG
- a CDS encoding potassium transporter TrkG produces the protein MRAFFRKRLLPYSKLPQTYFVGGFAAVILVGTGLLLLPWSQTRGEVGLVDALFTATSAVCVTGLVVVDTGTAFTFFGQVVILLLIQVGGLGIMTFAALAYLMLGRRLSLASQAALHDAFFQRDLGVAFRQRFRQILMLVGLTELIGALLLLAVLFWRGTPVPAALFSAVFHAVSAFCNAGFSLYRDNLVGLRDSPVFVGTIMGLIVLGGLGHLVLTDLLEQGRRRLSRSPAGLSPLSLHSRVVLRTTAALILGGCLGLLLFGLTPAEATWGEKLGGALFQSVTARTAGFNTVDIGLLPLSSLLLLTLLMFIGGSPGSCAGGVKTTTLAISLAEFRAKLKGEEEVVLLERRVPRPVLDRTVVLVRLAVLWNLLGLLLLLTTEAGRAGVGFHDVLFEQISAFGTVGLSTGLTDKLSVAGRLWLTATMFVGRVGPLTLALGILPVRPTHVRYPEDRILIG, from the coding sequence ATGCGGGCCTTCTTCCGGAAACGGCTGCTGCCTTACAGCAAGCTCCCCCAGACCTATTTCGTGGGCGGGTTTGCCGCCGTTATCCTCGTGGGCACCGGCCTCCTGCTCCTCCCCTGGTCCCAGACCCGAGGCGAGGTGGGCCTGGTGGATGCGCTGTTCACCGCCACCTCGGCGGTGTGCGTTACCGGCCTGGTGGTGGTGGACACCGGCACTGCCTTCACCTTCTTCGGGCAGGTGGTCATCCTCCTCCTCATCCAGGTGGGGGGGCTGGGGATCATGACCTTTGCCGCCCTGGCCTATCTGATGTTGGGCCGGCGACTGTCTTTAGCCTCCCAGGCCGCCTTGCATGACGCCTTCTTCCAGCGGGACCTGGGGGTGGCCTTCCGGCAGCGCTTCCGGCAGATCCTGATGCTGGTGGGGCTGACGGAGCTCATTGGCGCCCTGCTTCTTTTAGCTGTCCTCTTCTGGCGGGGCACCCCTGTCCCTGCAGCCCTGTTCTCCGCGGTCTTCCACGCCGTCTCCGCCTTCTGCAACGCCGGCTTTTCCCTCTACCGGGACAACCTCGTGGGGCTGCGGGACAGCCCGGTGTTTGTGGGCACCATCATGGGCCTCATCGTCCTGGGGGGCCTGGGCCATCTGGTGCTGACGGACCTCCTGGAGCAGGGCCGCCGCCGCCTCAGCCGCAGCCCGGCGGGCCTGTCGCCCTTAAGCCTCCACTCCCGGGTGGTGCTGCGCACCACTGCCGCCCTCATTCTGGGCGGGTGTCTGGGACTGCTCCTCTTTGGCTTGACCCCCGCCGAGGCCACCTGGGGCGAAAAACTGGGCGGGGCCCTGTTTCAGTCGGTGACCGCCCGCACCGCCGGCTTCAACACGGTGGACATCGGCCTTCTGCCCCTCTCCTCCCTGCTGCTTCTGACCCTGCTGATGTTCATCGGCGGCTCCCCTGGCTCCTGCGCCGGCGGGGTGAAGACCACCACCTTGGCCATCTCCCTGGCGGAATTCCGGGCCAAACTCAAGGGGGAGGAGGAGGTGGTGCTCCTGGAGCGGCGGGTGCCCCGGCCGGTGCTGGACCGCACCGTGGTGCTGGTGAGGCTGGCTGTCTTGTGGAATCTCCTGGGGCTGCTCCTCCTCCTCACCACCGAGGCCGGGCGGGCCGGGGTGGGATTCCACGACGTCCTCTTCGAGCAGATCTCCGCCTTCGGCACCGTGGGGCTGTCCACCGGGTTGACCGACAAGCTGAGCGTGGCCGGACGCCTGTGGCTCACCGCCACCATGTTCGTGGGCCGGGTGGGACCCTTGACTCTGGCCCTGGGCATCCTGCCGGTCCGACCGACGCATGTCAGATACCCAGAAGACAGGATCCTCATCGGATGA
- a CDS encoding TrkA family potassium uptake protein, whose amino-acid sequence MKAKKHVVVIGLGEFGRELALQLASDCEVLALDRDERMVEQILDRVQRALILDVRDYHALSSVVTPDFDEGVVSMAESLESSILATLHLKKIGVRRIWAKATTEDHAAILRAIGADEVIFPERETARRLAAHLINPNLLDFVPLAEDYRVMDVAPPDEFYGRTLAELDLRKRFGVFVLAVKELVPVRFVFLPPPDFVIKPSDILVMIGREADLLRLSGRAGR is encoded by the coding sequence ATGAAAGCCAAAAAACACGTGGTGGTCATCGGCCTGGGGGAGTTTGGCCGGGAGTTGGCCCTGCAGTTGGCCAGTGACTGCGAGGTCCTGGCCCTGGACCGGGACGAGCGCATGGTGGAACAGATCCTGGATCGGGTGCAGCGGGCCCTGATCCTGGACGTCCGGGATTATCACGCCCTCAGTTCCGTGGTCACCCCGGATTTCGACGAGGGGGTGGTGAGCATGGCCGAGAGCCTGGAGTCCAGCATCCTGGCCACCCTGCACCTGAAAAAGATCGGGGTCCGGCGCATCTGGGCCAAGGCCACCACCGAGGACCACGCCGCTATCCTCAGAGCCATCGGCGCCGATGAGGTCATCTTCCCGGAGCGGGAGACGGCCCGGCGCCTGGCGGCCCACCTCATCAACCCCAACCTCCTGGATTTTGTCCCCCTGGCCGAGGACTACCGGGTCATGGACGTGGCCCCGCCGGATGAGTTCTACGGCCGCACCCTGGCGGAGCTGGACCTGCGCAAGCGCTTCGGCGTCTTTGTGCTGGCCGTGAAGGAGCTGGTGCCGGTGCGCTTCGTCTTCCTGCCGCCGCCGGATTTTGTCATCAAGCCCAGCGACATCCTGGTGATGATCGGCCGGGAGGCGGACCTCCTGCGCTTAAGCGGCCGGGCGGGCCGCTGA